AATTAATGCCTTGAGAGAAATAAAAAGTTATATTACAATACCTATAGTTGCCATAGGCGGCATTACGGTTGAGAATGTTTCCGGTGTTTTTAATGCCGGCGCTGATGCTGTTGCAGTAGCGTCAGGGATTTTGTCAGGGGATATTAAGGCTAATATAAAAGAGTTTATGAAAGTTATACAAAACTTTTGTAAAGGGTAAAGTGCAAGGAAGCAGGAGGAGTTATTGGCTATAAAGTTTCAGCCCGGGGATTTGTTTAAAGTGCTGATCAAGCGTAAATACAGAAAGGTTGTGTTCAATGGCAATAGCTGCAATGAAAATATTTTAAAGAGGCAAATAAATCAAAGA
The DNA window shown above is from Nitrospirota bacterium and carries:
- a CDS encoding thiamine phosphate synthase, whose amino-acid sequence is INALREIKSYITIPIVAIGGITVENVSGVFNAGADAVAVASGILSGDIKANIKEFMKVIQNFCKG